The Zalophus californianus isolate mZalCal1 chromosome 8, mZalCal1.pri.v2, whole genome shotgun sequence genome has a segment encoding these proteins:
- the RBBP8NL gene encoding RBBP8 N-terminal-like protein, whose amino-acid sequence MESFTESLNKLKDVHENEVRGLQNKLLELNSERCRDAQRLEELCAKNHQLREQQKALKENVRVLENRLRAGLCDRCMVTQELARKKQQEFENSLLQNLQHVFILTNELNRLQLENETLKEEVKRLRGPRLKPQYREGASDPPSPLLLPSPGARKAIAEKMLGGHEEAEDDHPEKSVGYRTSPVARISPSASLSETRAPDTSPQRISNQLHGTIAVVRPGSQACSADQGSTNRTPPLPLTRSSPPSPPYEPSLPLDSFLRASRPPTMAYESLKRSLQADHLCLLNHHLSLHLQSPHCSPQVPATVPRGPQPQGPKAGEAEAWDEPVGLLGLPGALVDMRDPRLKGALHLLLAQQLRAQGRAGSARLRGPPTPGGTPPSPPVSSDSEDPQGEAAGAALSGGGHIQPTGPGSPRRQEDTATRDYVPDKPLDLSERGRGQGRHAAKPPGRPGSLSPPSAHTPSLAPPQGVEPPARSGPRGLSNGTKEARAPEPEGSAAPADPSQPLTGPHPNTPSSSGTGAEGKGKPKSTPSPHRHDADGPPGKELSKAQVQGLESDELNELDPSDEVGLSSEVGAKPSTPGEGSRCSCTKERRQGLPQKRKRPSGPWCKASKKPPPARRNPGEPLTAHEGSGSPRHPEDSSPSPSNSSWEET is encoded by the exons ATGGAGAGCTTCACAGAGTCACTAAACAAGCTGAAGGATGTCCACGAGAACGAGGTCCGAG GCCTGCAGAATAAGCTTCTGGAGCTGAACTCGGAGAGATGCCG GGACGCCCAGAGGTTGGAGGAGCTCTGCGCCAAGAACCATCAGCTCAGGGAGCAGCAGAAGGCGCTGAAGGAGAACGTGCGGGTGCTGGAGAACAG GCTGCGGGCCGGCCTGTGTGACCGCTGCATGGTCACCCAGGAGCTGGCTAGGAAGAAGCAGCAGGAGTTCGAAAACTCCCTCCTCCAAAACCTACAGCACGTCTTCATCCTCA CCAACGAGTTGAACCGGCTGCAGCTGGAGAATGAGACACTGAAAGAGGAAGTAAAGCGGCTTCGGGGCCCGCG GCTCAAGCCCCAATACAGGGAGGGTGCCTCAGACCCCCCCTCACCCCTACTACTCCCCTCCCCGGGGGCTCGGAAGGCCATCGCGGAGAAGATGCTGGGAGGCCACGAGGAGGCCGAGGACGACCATCCAG AAAAGTCTGTGGGGTACAGGACATCTCCAGTCGCCAGAATCTCCCCGAGTGCCAGCCTGTCGGAGACGCGGGCCCCGGACACG AGCCCCCAGCGAATCTCCAACCAGCTGCACGGGACCATCGCCGTGGTGCGGCCGGGCTCCCAGGCCTGCTCTGCTGACCAGGGCTCCACCAACAGGACACCCCCACTGCCACTGACCAGGAGCAGCCCGCCCAGCCCACCCTATGAGCCCAGCCTCCCACTGGACAG CTTTCTGCGGGCCTCCCGGCCCCCCACCATGGCCTATGAGTCCCTGAAGCGCTCCCTCCAGGCTGACCACCTCTGCCTCCTGAACCATCACCTGTCTCTGCACCTTCAGAGCCCCCACTGCAGCCCCCAAGTCCCCGCCACAGTCCCCcgtggcccccagccccagggcccgaaggctggggaggcagaggcCTGGGATGAGCCGGTGGGCCTGCTGGGGCTGCCGGGGGCCCTGGTGGACATGCGAGACCCTCGGCTAAAAGGAGCGTTGCACCTGCTCCTGGCCCAGCAGCTGCGGGCACAGGGGCGGGCGGGCAGTGCCAGGCTGAGGGGCCCGCCCACTCCAGGGGGGACCCCGCCCTCCCCACCAGTCAGCTCTGACTCGGAAGACCCCCAAGGTGAGGCGGCCGGGGCAGCCCTGTCTGGAGGGGGGCACATACAGCCCACAGGCCCAGGCAGCCCCAGGAGACAGGAAGACACGGCCACACGAGACTATGTCCCAGACAAGCCCTTGGACCTCTCCGAGCGGGGCCGGGGCCAGGGCCGGCATGCCGCCAAGCCTCCGGGCCGGCCGGGGTCCCTCAGCCCCCCGAGTGCTCACACTCCCAGCCTGGCGCCACCTCAGGGAGTGGAGCCACCCGCCCGGTCTGGACCCCGGGGACTCAGCAACGGTACCAAGGAAGCCAGAGCTCCAGAGCCAGAAGGGTCTGCCGCTCCTGCG GATCCCTCCCAACCTCTAACAGGGCCCCACCCAAACACGCCCTCTTCAAGTGGGACAGGAGCTGAGGGGAAAGGGAAGCCAAAATCTACCCCCAGCCCACACAGGCATGATGCTGATGGCCCCCCAGGTAAGG AACTCAGCAAGGCCCAAGTGCAGGGGCTGGAGTCAGACGAGCTGAACGAGTTGGACCCCTCGGACGAG GTGGGCCTGAGCTCCGAGGTGGGGGCCAAGCCGAGCACGCCAGGGGAGGGGTCCAGGTGCTCCTGCACCAAGGAGCGCAGGCAGGGGCTGCCACAGAAGAGGAAGCGGCCCTCCGGCCCATGGTGCAAAG